In a genomic window of Bemisia tabaci chromosome 1, PGI_BMITA_v3:
- the LOC109035776 gene encoding probable U3 small nucleolar RNA-associated protein 11 isoform X1 produces MHWQMAMSSWKKVAKLRQTPHRERHQPEERSNLGLLHKQKDYQARAKNANEKKRALKLLHRKALDKNPDEFYFHMINSKVQDGEHIEFSKDNEYTDEQIKLMQTRDIKYINMQRTIEHKKVNRLKREMHLLDAAERIPNHHLFFIDDDKERKNFDPVKHLGTHPDLLGRKTNRPRLLNLNAVNLPDMNIEAVKAAAKVRNKKYSVLNRHMVREKQLSIVQRKLELKRHLLSQKGVKKERIQPAAKDAPPVYKWKFQRKR; encoded by the exons GCCATGTCATCTTGGAAAAAGGTTGCTAAACTTCGACAAACGCCACATCGAGAAAGACACCAGCCGGAAGAGCGCTCTAATTTAGGTCTCTTACACAAACAGAAGGACTACCAGGCTCGAGCTAAGAATGCAAACGAGAAAAAACGAGCTTTGAAGCTGTTGCATCGAaaagctttagacaaaaatCCAGATGAGTTTTACTTCCATATGATAAACTCAAAGGTTCAAGATGGCGAACACATCGAATTCAGTAAGGATAATGAGTACACAGATGAACAGATCAAACTGATGCAAACCAG gGACATCAAATATATCAACATGCAGCGAACTATTGAGCACAAGAAAGTGAACAGGTTAAAAAGGGAAATGCACCTGTTGGATGCTGCTGAGAGAATTCCTAACCACCACCTATTCTTCATCGATGATgataaagaaaggaaaaattttgatcctGTCAAACATCTCGGCACACACCCAGATCTCTTAGGACGAAAAACAAATCGACCACGACTCTTAAACTTAAATGCTGTTAACTTACCAGACATGAACATAGAGGCTGTAAAAGCTGCTGCCAAAGTGAGGAACAAAAAATACTCAGTTTTAAATAGGCACATGGTCCGAGAAAAACAGTTGTCAATTGTTCAACGCAAATTAGAGCTCAAAAGGCATCTTTTGAGTCAGAAAGGcgtcaaaaaagaaagaatccAGCCTGCTGCTAAAGACGCTCCACCTGTTTACAAGTGGAAGTTCCAGCGAAAAAGATAG
- the LOC109035776 gene encoding probable U3 small nucleolar RNA-associated protein 11 isoform X2, whose translation MSSWKKVAKLRQTPHRERHQPEERSNLGLLHKQKDYQARAKNANEKKRALKLLHRKALDKNPDEFYFHMINSKVQDGEHIEFSKDNEYTDEQIKLMQTRDIKYINMQRTIEHKKVNRLKREMHLLDAAERIPNHHLFFIDDDKERKNFDPVKHLGTHPDLLGRKTNRPRLLNLNAVNLPDMNIEAVKAAAKVRNKKYSVLNRHMVREKQLSIVQRKLELKRHLLSQKGVKKERIQPAAKDAPPVYKWKFQRKR comes from the exons ATGTCATCTTGGAAAAAGGTTGCTAAACTTCGACAAACGCCACATCGAGAAAGACACCAGCCGGAAGAGCGCTCTAATTTAGGTCTCTTACACAAACAGAAGGACTACCAGGCTCGAGCTAAGAATGCAAACGAGAAAAAACGAGCTTTGAAGCTGTTGCATCGAaaagctttagacaaaaatCCAGATGAGTTTTACTTCCATATGATAAACTCAAAGGTTCAAGATGGCGAACACATCGAATTCAGTAAGGATAATGAGTACACAGATGAACAGATCAAACTGATGCAAACCAG gGACATCAAATATATCAACATGCAGCGAACTATTGAGCACAAGAAAGTGAACAGGTTAAAAAGGGAAATGCACCTGTTGGATGCTGCTGAGAGAATTCCTAACCACCACCTATTCTTCATCGATGATgataaagaaaggaaaaattttgatcctGTCAAACATCTCGGCACACACCCAGATCTCTTAGGACGAAAAACAAATCGACCACGACTCTTAAACTTAAATGCTGTTAACTTACCAGACATGAACATAGAGGCTGTAAAAGCTGCTGCCAAAGTGAGGAACAAAAAATACTCAGTTTTAAATAGGCACATGGTCCGAGAAAAACAGTTGTCAATTGTTCAACGCAAATTAGAGCTCAAAAGGCATCTTTTGAGTCAGAAAGGcgtcaaaaaagaaagaatccAGCCTGCTGCTAAAGACGCTCCACCTGTTTACAAGTGGAAGTTCCAGCGAAAAAGATAG